Below is a genomic region from Castanea sativa cultivar Marrone di Chiusa Pesio chromosome 2, ASM4071231v1.
tttaatttggtcctttaaggtttttttcccctcattCCAGACCTTTGACTTTAATGTGTTTTTAATTTAGTCATTTCATTTACTTCCGTTCAATTTGTTTGAACTTTCCAATTGATGTCATTTGGtgaatttaatattaattagatgaaaaatcataataatattGTATAGAAATGGAAGTTAAAGaagtaaattgaaaaataaacttattCATGAGAGGAGTGAGAGAAGCTAAATATACAGGgtattgtaataatttttttttgtagaataaGACCCCAAAAGTGACAAATATTATTCAATCAACTGGGTATTGCAATAAATAATCTTTTCTTATGCTAAAGATAACAAAATGTCCAaccaatgatatatatacatctCCTTCAATTCtcctaactatcaaattatttttttaataaaaaaaatacaatttgcATCGAGGGTAGCAAATTGAACCATCCAAATTATTTTAGTAGGCAATATGATGAACTGTTTAGAACAAAAACTCCATTAAGATATAGGGTCGCATGCGAATTTCTTGCCTCAAATGCTAAGGACTTTATCCATAAAGATAGATTATTAAACAAAGATAATCCCTCCACAAAATGCAAGGAATCTCTTTGTTTAATGACAATATGGCCGCGCAATCAAACCTACTTAAAAGTGAGATGGTGGAACATAAGAAGCTTTATCATATTGCAATACTTACTTTTAACTCCCaaatattctcaagatagagcAACACCTCTAGAATACCAAAACAAGGGAAACCATGGTGctattggaaatttggaatatGGGAACAGAAATCTGTGACACCACCCCGGCCGCCCCGGCCCCCCACCCCAAGCATCTTAAAACCTTCCTTGATGGAACAACACTAATAAGAATATATTTGCTTAAAATTTGATCcacttctatttaaatatcaaaGAATATATCCAATTTTATCGAAATGATATTATCAAATAATTCGGCTAATTATGCCACATACAATTGTCAAGGAATTTCACAGGCTTATGTGTGACATGCACTCACAACTCCGTTTTCACAGTACCAATATAagtttaactttaaaaaaaaaagtgtttaaactcTATACCACCATTCTCAATTACCACCAATGGTATTCAACTCCTATTATTGCATTTTATAATGTGTCACTGCATAAAAAAAGTCGTACCCAgaatatgaaaaagaaagttaaagcataattaaatttattaatttatatcttTCATGTTCATTAACTCAGGAGATAGATGTAATGTCAAATTAACGCTCATATCTTATTAGTGAAATAAAAGCCACTTAACACAAGTTTTCTCGTAAAACTGAGAATTTTATATAGAAACTACACTTAAGACTCTACATATAGATTATTTTTCATACAATGTACTTGCAGGTGCCGCCGGGTCTAAGtgaaaaaagtaagaaaaaaaaaaggaaaagaaaagaaaaaccaactGAGTTAACCTTATTTGGAACGTTTAGTACTAGGGTTGTGAAGGAAAATGTTGCTAAAGCCATAAAGCTCCAGCTTCTCGGAGCATTTTCTTTAGAGTACCATTCAAATGAAGGGTCATGACCGTATTAGCTGAGCCCACAAATTTACCCCCAATGAACACTGCTGGAACTGAAGGGTTGCACCCTAGTCGCATCAGAGCCCACTCCATTTCTCTTCCTTTGGAGTCTTCATCAAGTTCATGAATTGCTGGGCTGACTCCTTGTTCATAAAATAGTCTTTTAATTGCATGGCACATGCAGCATGAACTCTTGCTGAAGATCACCACAGCCTTTTGCGATGCAATTTTCACAATGCGATCCATTGAGCCTCAAGAACCACGATTGAACAAGtattaacaataacaacaatcagaccttaatcccaaaattttgaagtcGGTTATGGGTCTTCAACAGACTCTTTTCTATGTAACTAGTTGTGCTGATTAGTGTAAAATGTGGGTACCAAAGATATTTAAGGCACAAAACAGAGCTAGTTAGTGATCTTGGGtagtgtttgaactttgaagtgaCGAAATTTTGACGGGAATGTGAGAGAATATGGCAAATATTGCTGCTGGCTTATGAGGCTTGTGAGGAGTTGTAGTTGCTAGGCTTGGTTTGTGATTGAATGAAGCTCTCAAAGGTCTTATATATAACCGCTAGGGAAGCAAAGATGGTGGATAATATTAACATATTTGCATAATATAGGTTTAATTAATTCTAAAGTAAGAAAAAGAGATGAAAAGGGGAAGATTCCTTTAGATATTTGGATTTAGAGACAAAATCACCCTGGATGATTGCGACTTGTGTGGTTTGCTGTTAACTATTTTCCCTAGTTGTGCCAAGAATCTACAACACTATATAGAGATTAGCTAAAGATAAGCCAAATGCCGAAAGTGGGTCATGagggaaaaaatataaaatatgcagTGTACGGTTCACTACCTTTCGTGTGGACGAAAATGCCCTTGACTACAGTATTTGTGCTGTGAGGGTACATGGGGAGTGATTGTAGTACTAcgtcaacccaaaaaaaaaaaaaacataacttttACCACAATAATTTTACATGGTTGATTGTAATTGATTGTTTATCGCTTTtacataaactcatttttttcttaCTATTCATAATTTGCTATgtggtaaattgtaattttttgtttattacgTTCATATAgactcattattttttcttcactatTCATAATTTGCTATATAGACCGAAAATTGTGGCAagaattgtgttttttttttttttggtggtattAGATTTTTTTGGGTACGGGTGGGGAATGTCAAACTTTGGATAAAAATGATGATAACATGGGATGAGAATGTGACAGAGTTACGTATAAGTTGTGCACGGATAGTTGCATCACAAATGACCATTTATGTGCATGGCTTAGCTTGAGCatcatttttttagaattttacaTAAAGTTGTTGAGCTTTAGATATGATGTATATGTTTGTAGCACACATCTCTATCAAAATTCGAGAAGATTAAAAAAGTGTGGAAACAGAAAGAACCATGGGCGTGAACCACTAATTGGTTAGGGGGGCCAAGTGAATCATCAAGGATAGAAAGGAGGAGGAAttgagagggaaagagaaaggAGGCTAGAGAAATAATTTCCATTCAATTAAATGGTTTAAAgcgaaaaataaacaaataaatatttgataGGTGAAACCAAAATTGACAATTCATACAAGTTTTTGAGAAAAACCTTCCCTCCTCCAATCCATCCACTTTAATTTGAATAGATAAttagttttaacttttgagACTGGTTTTACCTTCCTCTTAATTTTTCTCCATTATTCTCTCCTACCAAAGGGAGAGATTTTATCTTCCCTTCCATAATCCTATACCGCATTCTATTCtaattgaaaattagaaattctttgtcccattttacttcaaaacatcatacacaaaataaattatcacaaataaACTTTACGACATAAAAAAAGCTGCCCTAGTggcaatctctctctctctctctctctctctctctctctctctctctctctctctc
It encodes:
- the LOC142626048 gene encoding monothiol glutaredoxin-S10; the encoded protein is MDRIVKIASQKAVVIFSKSSCCMCHAIKRLFYEQGVSPAIHELDEDSKGREMEWALMRLGCNPSVPAVFIGGKFVGSANTVMTLHLNGTLKKMLREAGALWL